One genomic region from Salvia hispanica cultivar TCC Black 2014 chromosome 2, UniMelb_Shisp_WGS_1.0, whole genome shotgun sequence encodes:
- the LOC125203589 gene encoding uncharacterized protein LOC125203589, which produces MSRCFPYPPPGYALSSARKDALIDSIKLQKPKVQAEEQRKEKKRDKKERKKDKSSLKNLGNTDIVCSHFGEKFWSDGQGDFSQKGNKTEIEQLERSGLTEEHAKPVFLPGPSSSSDSTENSNKRKRQPSPVDVSRSHGKIIRIRLTSKKQTQSDAPSGNEHKPCSTSSRIHTPCQIDNDVSQRQRSAGFCSTSGSTSQCLVLKSGGERIHVASNQNKTASPSETKVLPATSKQIKNAPPLEIKALPLADIVLTAMQKEGLRYQNLIENWVPPQILQDVCVDNEDEDWLFGGKSKLEMPEKKRVLRDDSIPCSNTLSLWPRAQYLPEVDMFALPYTVPF; this is translated from the exons ATGTCTCGGTGCTTTCCGTACCCACCACCGGGCTATGCTTTGAGCAGCGCCAGAAAAGATGCCTTGATCGATTCGATTAAG CTCCAAAAGCCAAAGGTCCAAGCTGAGGAACAgaggaaggagaagaaaagggataaaaaagagagaaagaaagacaAGAGTAGTCTGAAGAATCTTGGCAACACTGATATTGTCTGTAGTCATTTTGGTGAAAAATTCTGGAGTGATGGCCAAGGTGACTTCTCACAAAAGGGAAACAAAACTGAGATTGAACAATTGGAACGGAGTGGCCTCACGGAGGAGCATGCAAAGCCTGTTTTCTTGCCTGGTCCGAGCTCTTCCTCTGACAGCACCGAGAATAGCAACAAGAGGAAGAGACAGCCTTCCCCTGTTGATGTTAGCCGCAGTCATG gAAAAATTATCCGGATACGGCTAACTTCAAAGAAGCAAACCCAATCTGATGCTCCATCAGGCAATGAGCACAAACCATGTTCTACATCAAGTAGAATTCATACTCCTTGCCAAATCGATAATGATGTTTCTCAGAGACAGAGAAGTGCAGGCTTTTGTTCCACATCAGGGTCAACCAGCCAATGTCTTGTTCTAAAGAGTGGTGGAGAACGGATTCATGTTGCCTCTAACCAGAACAAGACTGCTTCTCCCTCTGAAACTAAAGTGTTGCCTGCTACCTCTAAGCAGATCAAGAATGCTCCTCCCTTGGAAATTAAAGCTTTGCCATTAGCAGATATAGTTTTGACAGCAATGCAGAAAGAGGGGCTTCGTTACCAAAATCTGATTGAGAATTGGGTTCCACCCCAAATTCTGCAAGATGTTTGTGTTGATAACGAAGATGAAGATTGGCTCTTTGGGGGCAAGAGTAAATTGGAAATGCCTGAAAAGAAGCGGGTGCTCAGAGATGACAGCATACCCTGCTCGAACACGTTGTCATTGTGGCCCCGTGCACAATACTTACCGGAGGTGGACATGTTTGCATTGCCGTACACGGTtcctttttga
- the LOC125203590 gene encoding rac-like GTP-binding protein 5, producing MSATRFIKCVTVGDGAVGKTCMLISYTSNTFPTDYVPTVFDNFSANVVVDGNTVNLGLWDTAGQEDYNRLRPLSYRGADVFLLAFSLISKASYENIAKKWIPELRHYAPGVPIILVGTKLDLRDDKQFFIDHPGAVPITTAQGEELKKLIGAPAYIECSSKTQQNVKGVFDAAIKIVLQPPKQKKKKKGHKGCSIL from the exons ATGAGTGCAACCAGATTCATCAAGTGTGTGACTGTGGGTGATGGTGCTGTTGGAAAAACTTGCATGTTGATTTCTTACACCAGCAACACATTTCCTACG GATTATGTTCCGACTGTTTTTGATAACTTCAGTGCTAATGTAGTTGTCGATGGTAATACTGTAAACCTGGGACTCTGGGATACTGCAG GCCAGGAAGATTATAATAGATTAAGACCCTTGAGTTATCGTGGAGCTGATGTTTTCCTCCTAGCCTTTTCTCTCATTAGCAAGGCTAGCTACGAAAATATTGCAAAGAAG TGGATTCCTGAGTTGAGGCATTACGCGCCAGGTGTTCCAATTATTCTTGTTGGAACGAAGCTTG ATCTTAGAGATGATAAACAGTTCTTCATCGATCATCCTGGAGCAGTTCCGATAACTACAGCTCAG GGGGAAGAACTCAAGAAGCTAATTGGAGCTCCTGCGTACATTGAGTGCAGCTCGAAAACACAACAG AATGTGAAGGGTGTGTTTGATGCAGCCATTAAAATAGTATTGCAGCCACctaaacaaaagaagaaaaagaagggtCACAAAGGCTGTTCCATTTTGTAA
- the LOC125204141 gene encoding uncharacterized protein LOC125204141, which yields MALCFSFTKVGLQRHKFLQLFIASFVMMHGSMDQSISPYKSPNFKKFHQNPIPSDAFRPSQSSQPPLLPLPASARRLSCSPASRKSKSPKKEGKKSKGAAKVVPLISIVESDARKCEIGDVFSGSAVFSPPPSSLPLPTFTMRPKLSCQAAGVDAGATDVLRRLLRLR from the exons ATGGCCCTCTGCTTCAGTTTCACCAAAGTCGGTTTGCAGAGACACAAATTTCTTCAGCTTTTCATAGCTAGTTTTg TAATGATGCACGGATCGATGGATCAATCAATATCTCCATACAAATCCcccaatttcaaaaaattccATCAAAATCCAATTCCCTCCGACGCTTTCCGGCCGTCCCAATCCTCACAGCCGCCGCTTCTCCCCCTTCCGGCCTCCGCCCGCCGCCTCTCGTGCTCGCCCGCTAGCAGGAAGTCAAAATCCCCAAAAAAGGAAGGTAAAAAATCGAAAGGTGCTGCGAAAGTGGTGCCGTTGATCTCGATTGTGGAGAGTGATGCGAGAAAGTGCGAGATCGGCGACGTATTTTCGGGATCGGCGGTGTTCTCTCCGCCGCCGAGCAGTCTGCCTCTGCCGACCTTCACGATGAGGCCAAAGCTTAGCTGTCAGGCGGCGGGCGTGGATGCCGGCGCCACCGATGTTCTGCGGCGCCTTCTTCGACTCCGGTGA
- the LOC125205250 gene encoding LOW QUALITY PROTEIN: protein DYAD-like (The sequence of the model RefSeq protein was modified relative to this genomic sequence to represent the inferred CDS: substituted 1 base at 1 genomic stop codon) — MDQKDVVQGSVAAAEPRCTLLLQDSQFLIGGGGDKSPIENYMKEGYLYEIDHAQLPPRTPAHLRSIRVAMVCEKTELNVAVRYPSMESLKAFFNYSLRESHPSLDEKFVMGSALAARVLVRIVPAEIFMEQKCWIDFWVIAQRKGSSCLSEALKGSGMVTWGIRRQVKYLGRHKEMDDNNDVYIAQNSSSSFVNGVEESQMGLLATDMENCDDQENAEDVEEDEEEEEEEEEEEEDEEEEEEEDEEEEEEEEEEKIKVEEINENMNRKRYSFRNLSIRKTKKPRLEIRKQKPNQTQKKNQIKKIKGSKKSRGSLVHRDPKDRWSTQRYKLAEQNLLEVMKSKGATAEKPILRPQLRAEARKRIGDTGLLDHLLKHMAGKLAPGGQERFRRRHNPDGAMEYWLECANLVKIRKDAGVTDPYWVPPPGWKLGDSPTQDPICARELKLLRGDVSKIKRSLELMATKMQLEEEVGKLRREIGEIHYKKKQQGQAFTEESNKYDISKKLDQLTASFESLKRDFSSVHLSEVXLMYTEKYKEQLMTISDFVKDIEVCGEGKKLQLEEKAAKIERLKSGFRICKPQGTFLWPNNNNSSSSVKVQVEVPTPPSVSSSTMPPQLPYLYQPPPPPPPPPSPSIVKPLAEKRAVKVNLSHAVPPYKVSANRPALESGGGYTETATSCSEVGSWLALSTTLKSDSSHG, encoded by the exons ATGGACCAAAAAGATGTGGTGCAAGGCAGCGTTGCTGCGGCAGAGCCGCGATGTACTCTTCTGCTTCAAG ATAGCCAGTTCTTgattggtggtggtggagataAATCCCCGATAGAAAACTATATGAAAGAGGGTTATCTTTACGAGATTGATCACGCTCAGTTACCTCCAAGAACCCCAGCTCACCTCCGCTCCATCCGAGTTGCTATG GTCTGCGAGAAGACGGAGTTGAATGTGGCAGTGAGGTATCCAAGCATGGAGTCGCTAAAAGCATTCTTCAACTACAGCTTGAGGGAGTCTCACCCTTCTTTGGATGAGAAGTTTGTGATGGGGTCGGCGCTGGCAGCGAGAGTGCTTGTTCGGATAGTTCCGGCTGAGATCTTCATGGAGCAGAAGTGTTGGATTGATTTCTGGGTGATTGCACAAAGGAAAGGAAGTAGCTGTCTGTCTGAGGCTCTCAAGGGGAGTGGGATGGTGACATGGGGGATAAGAAGGCAAGTTAAGTATTTGGGTAGGCATAAGGAGATGGATGATAATAATGATGTTTATATTGCTCAGAACTCATCTTCGAGTTTTGTCAATGGAGTTGAGGAATCTCAGATGGGATTATTAGCTACTG ATATGGAAAATTGTGATGATCAGGAAAATGCAGAGGATGTAGAAGAAgatgaggaagaggaagaagaagaagaagaggaggaagaagatgaggaagaggaagaggaggaggatgaggaagaagaggaggaggaggaggaggagaagatcAAGGTTGAGGAGATTAATGAGAACATGAATAGAAAGAGGTACTCCTTTAGGAATTTGAGTATTAGGAAAACGAAGAAACCAAGGCTTGAGATCAGAAAGCAAAAGCCAAATCAGACGCAGAAGAAGAATcagatcaagaaaatcaagggTAGTAAGAAATCAAGGGGATCACTCGTTCACAGAGATCCAAAAGATCGTTGGTCTACTCAAAG GTACAAGCTTGCTGAGCAAAACCTTTTGGAGGTGATGAAATCAAAGGGAGCAACAGCTGAGAAACCGATCTTGAGGCCTCAACTGAGAGCAGAAGCAAGAAAGAGGATAGGCGATACAGGACTACTTGACCATCTCTTAAAGCATATGGCTGGAAAGCTTGCTCCAGGAGGGCAGGAGAGGTTCAGGAGGCGGCATAATCCTGACGGAGCAATGGAGTATTGGTTGGAATGCGCTAATCTTGTTAAAATCAGGAAGGATGCTGGAGTGACTGACCCTTATTGGGTGCCACCACCTGGTTGGAAACTTGGCGATTCCCCAACTCAGGACCCTATATGTGCTAGAGAGTTGAAGCTGCTTAGGGGTGatgtttcaaaaattaaaag AAGTTTGGAACTGATGGCAACAAAGATGCAGTTGGAGGAGGAAGTTGGAAAGTTGAGAAG GGAGATTGGTGAAATTCATTACAAGAAAAAGCAACAAGGTCAAGCATTCACTGAAGAATCAAACAAGTATGACATAAGTAAAAAGCTGGATCAGCTTACTGCTTCTTTTGAATCCTTAAAACGTGATTTTAGCAGCGTGCACCTTTCAGAGGTATAGTTAATGTATACT GAAAAGTACAAGGAACAATTGATGACCATCTCTGATTTTGTGAAAGACATTGAGGTAT GTGGTGAGGGAAAAAAATTACAGTTAGAGGAAAAAGCAGCAAAGATAGAAAGGCTGAAGAGTGGTTTCAGAATCTGCAAGCCACAGGGCACTTTCCTGTGGccaaacaacaacaacagcaGCAGTTCTGTGAAGGTCCAAGTTGAGGTTCCCACTCCTCCTTCAGTTTCCTCCTCCACCATGCCACCTCAGCTTCCCTACCTCTATcagccaccaccaccaccaccaccaccaccatcaccATCCATAGTCAAACCCTTGGCTGAAAAACGTGCAGTAAAAGTCAATCTGAGTCATGCCGTGCCACCG TACAAGGTTTCTGCAAATAGGCCGGCGTTGGAGAGTGGTGGTGGTTATACAGAGACGGCAACGAGCTGCTCTGAGGTAGGAAGCTGGTTGGCACTGTCTACTACTCTCAAGTCTGATTCCAGCCATGGTTGA